GCCCACGCGGCAGCCCACGGGCAGCTGGCGTATTACCGGCTGCTGGAAGCACAAGGACACCTGCGGTTTGTTACCACACAGGAAATGCTGCTACAGGAAGCGCCGGCAGATTGGATGGCGCGTACGCCGGGTATTGTGCTGAGCATGGAAGGGGCCGACCCAATCACGCATCCCGATGAGCTGCAGTTGTGGTGGGATGCCGGACTGCGGGCGCTTGGTCCTGTGCATTATGGGCAAGGACAGTATGCGTTTGGTACTGGCGTTGTTGGTCCGTTCAACAAAAGAGGCCTGGCACTCCTGCGTGAAATGGACCGGCTGGGGATGATCCTCGATGTTACACATTTATGTGATGAGAGCATGGCCCAGGCATTTGATCACTTTGACGGGGCAATCCTGGCGAGTCATCACAATTGTCGGACCCTGGTCCCGGGAGACCGGCAACTGACCGATGCGCAGATTAAGACGCTGGTATCTCGGGGCGCTGTCATTGGTGCTGCGCTGGATGCCTGGATGCTTTACCCGGGTTGGGAGCGTGGGGTAACGCAGCCTGATGTTGTTGGGCTTGCTGCTGTTGCGGATCATATCGACCACGTGTGCCAACTGGCCGGCAGCGCTGCGCAAGCCGCCATTGGCAGTGACCTGGATGGTGGATTTGGATTTGAACAGACGCCGCACGACCTGAAGACCATCGCAGATTTGCAAAAGCTTGCTCCAATACTGTCTGCGCGTGGTTATTCAGATGAAGAAATTGCCGGCATCTTTTATGGCAACTGGATGCGGTTCTTTGCACAGGGATTGCCGGCCGGGTAGGGGGATTGGTAATTGATCTGCAAAATCAGGAATTTAGGCCGAGGAGCCGGCCAAGGCTGGTTGAGCTGATTTATTCACCGAAGCCCGAGAAAAGCAAATCATGGGAGCAAGAGAACAGAAACTAGAGGCACTGGGATTTCCGATTGACGACGTACCAGGAGCCGGTGCAATTTATAAGCCAGTCGTTGTACATGGCAAAACAGTCTATGTGTCTGGTGCCGTACCGGTTGTGGATGGCAAGCTTACTGCAAAAGGAAAAGTGCCTTCTGAAGTGAGCATGGAAGCTGCAAAAAGGTCTGCTGCGGTCTGTGCAGCCAATAACCTGCGGTTTGTTATACAGGCCCTGGGCTCGCTTGATGATATTGCGCGTGTCGTTCGCGTAACGGGTTATGTAAATGCAGATGTCGATTTTGAAGACGCCCACCTTGTTATCAATGGCGCCTCGGAATTGCTGCGAGACGTGTTTGGTGATGATGGCGTAGGTGCCCGTTCTGCATTGGGTATGGCGCAACTGCCACTTGGTGCAAGTACTGAGGTAGAAGTGATCCTCGAACTGAAATAAGCGCGAATGAAAGTAGAAAAACCTTATAGCAAGGCGTATCTCAACGCCAGGAAAGAGGCCTGGATAATCCTGTTGGCCTGGTTTGTCTGTCTGATTTGGACGGTCGGCTACGCTGCATTTACAGGGTATGGTGCTGATGGTGCTACGCTTGCCCTTGTCTGGGGCATGCCGGCGTGGATTGTATGGGGGGTGTTGCTTCCCTGGGTTTGCGCAACTGTGTTCAGTGTGGTGTTTGCGCTGTGGTTTATTGCGGATGATGCATTGGATTCAGACTGACGACAGCCATGGATGCCTCCAATACAGCATTAACAGTATTCCTGCTTTACACGGCCATTGTGTTTGCCCTCGCCTGGTTTGCGCACCGGGCGGGTTCAAAAAACGCATTCCTCGGAGAATACTTCCTCGGTAGCCGGGGGATGGGCATGTTGGCACTGGCGCTAACGTTTGGTGCAACCAGTGCTTCCGCCGGGTCCTTTGCCGGCTTCCCGGCGCTTATCTATGCCCACGGTTGGGTGCTGGCGCTGTGGATTTCCAGTTACATGATCTTTCCGTTGTGTGGCATGGGATTACTCGGGAAGCGCCTCAATGAAATTTCCCGAAGAACAGGGGCCATCACGCTCCCCGATGTTTTGCGTGATCGGTTTGAGAGCCGTACCCTCGCATTGTTGGGTACGTCGTTGTTGGCTTTGCTGCTCACAGTATATCTCATTCCCCAGTTCAAGCTTGCAGCCATCATTATGGAGACGCTTTTGGCAGATGTGCCGCGTTTTCAGTTGATGACAGAAGGGCTGCTGGTTTTAACGGGCGGTGTAGTGCCGGGGGGTGAAAGTCCGGAATATTTTCTTTGCCTGCTGCTTTTTGCTGTTTTGGTGATTTGTTATACCGCGCTGGGTGGGTTTCGGGCTGTTGTGTGGACCGACATGTTGCAGGGCGCGGTAATGCTGGCCGGCGTTTTGGTGATGTTGGTTCTGGCGCTTTCTCAGGTTGGGGGGATGAAAAAGGCCACTCAATACCTGGCTGAAATGGAGCCACCAAAATTGGGCGAGGTAGTATTCCAGCGCGCAGAAGCTGACCCTGTCGCCCTGCGTCTCGCAACAGATACCTGGTTCTTGTTACCTGATGACGCAAATGGCGGGTCTCGTGTTTTTCGGATCAACCAGCCGGCGTTTATACCATCGGGTGATCTGCGTTCTGAACCTGTGCCGGTAGTAGAAGTGATGTCAGCTGCGGAAAAGCGGCGCATTCTTGCGCTGCCTGGGGAAATAGAAGAGAACTTGCCGGTAGGTGTGCTGCCCATTATGCAACAACTGACACCTTATGCAAGCGGTGCTGGAGAAGCAGGTGTGTATCTGACTGCGCCGGGGCCAAGTCCTACGGATGAAGCGGGTTTTCTGCCCATAGGGTTGGCGGTTTCCTTTTTCGTTTTCTGGGCGCTCTCCGGCACCGGTCAGCCTGGCAATATGGTGCGGTTGATGGCTTTCGACAATGCACGGACCCTCAAACGCGCAATCGCTTCGCTCTCCGTGTATTTTACGCTGATCTATGTGCCGCTGGTCATCATCTTTGTGTGCGCGCGCATCCTTGTGCCCGGATTAGATCAGACACCCGATCGGATTATGCCGGTGATGGCATTTACCCTGACAGGCAATGCCGGCGTGCCCTGGCTAGCAGGACTAATCATTGCCGCACCGTTTGCCGCTGCGATGTCTACCGTTGACAGTTTTATGCTGATGATTTCTTCGTCGGTTGTGCGAGACATCTACCAAAAAGAAATCAACCCCGACGCACAGATGCGACGAATAAAGTGGTTGAGCTATGGGTGTACCATATTTATCGGTGTGCTTGCAACGCTTGGTGCGGTTAAGCCGCCGCAGTTTCTGCAGTATATTATTGTCTTTAGTGGTGGTGCGCTGGCAGCTGCCTTTCTGGGGCCAGTGGCGCTCGGGTTGTATTGGCCCCGTTTTACGAGTCAGGGGGCGATCGCGTCTATGCTTGCCGGCTTTTTTACCTATCTTGGCTTCTATATTGCCGGTTTTGTACTCTATGGCGGAACGGCGCCGTACAGGCTGCTGGGGCTCGATCCCCTCATTTGGGGATTTGCAGCATCTCTATTGTTTGCAGTGGGTATAACCCTGCTAACACCGCCGCCGCCGGAACACATTGTACATCGATTTTTTTATAAATCTGGCGAAGAGGCGTGATAAAAAGTCTATTTTTCGCGTAATTGTGCCTGGATTATTCTGATCATACAAGTATTTACACCCCACTGGCGCAGTGTGTTTTTGGGTCTTGTGTACATAAATTTCAACGATGAATCAACGCAAAAAACCATATTTACGCTGGCAAAGCATTCGTATGACAGCGTGCGTATTGGTGTTGCTATTGGTGACCAGTAGCTGTACCGAGCGGCAAACGCAGTATGACATGCTTGCGTCGCGCTTTACGGTAGCAGCCGAGAAACTGGAAACACAGCGTTCCCGAACCCTGGAAGCACTCCAGGCTGCATCCGAAGCGCAGGTGATTGCAGTCACGCAGGAAGAATTTGACTTCAAGAGCGAAGAGACGCTGGCTTTTGTCCTGCGGTGGGAAACTGCCGGCTCTGAAGTATCCCAATTGCGCCGCGATGTGCAAGTCACTGTTTCCAGTTGCTATGAAATGCTGGACGGATTGCGTTTACGCGCAGAGGCGATCAACGACCAGGAAATCCGGACACGAACGGTTAATTATGTAGACCAGCGACTGGCTGAGTTTGAAACGGCCGTTGGGCAAACAGAATCTGCCATCACCACGATGGAAAATGCCATGCGTTTGGGCAACGACATTATCGAGTCCCTGCGCATTGTAGGTACAGCAAACCTGGTGCGACAGAAAATCGGGGAATTGGAAACGAAGCAGCAAGAAGCAATATCGAGTTTCCCCGACGTCGACTCGATCATTCAGGAGGGCCGTAAATTCCTGAACATTGAATTTGGCGAAGAGCTTTTCATTTAATCCTGTTTTTATTTCTTCCTACAGGCACAAACCCCAAAAGCGCTTATATTGATTGCTTTTTCTTAATACTTACCGATTGTGTGCGGTATTATATTAGCAGATACTAAATTTGCAAGGAAGCTTGCGGGCTGATTCTGCTTCTCGAGCCTCTTTGAAAATGCTGTATTTCAGCGCACCGATGCATCCTGCATCATCGACCAGTCACCCTGTTGTGCACTTCTCTCTTGTACTGGTCACTTGCCGGCAAACACGTTCCGTTGCATGAGGCGAAGGGTAAATAGTGAGGTTTTTGTAGCCGGCAGGACACTTCTTTCTCAATTTGTATCTGTAGACTAATCATGCAAGCAAGCCACCTTGCCGGTATCGGCACCCTGTTGTTTTTTGCGTTCACGGTTTGGGGAGATTACAATTTCTCCCCCGATACACCGCTTAATGGAACGCCTAACTCTATTCGTTTTGAAGGCCTGGAAAGGTCGTATACCCTGTTCGAACCTTCTGGTACCTACGAAAAATCTTCCTTCCCGCTCATTATTGTTTTGCACGGCGGTGGGAGCACGGCGAAGGGCATGGTGCGGTTAACACAGGGGAGATTTAACAATATTGCCGAGCGCGAAGGAGCCTATGTTGTGTATCCCGAAGGCGTTCGCCGGCACTGGAATGAAGGCCGTGATTTACCCCTTTCGTATGCACATCGCGCCAATGTAAATGATGTTGGTTTTATCGAAACCTTGGTCAATAAGCTGGTTGCCGAGTACCCTGTAAATCCCAACCAGGTTTTTGTAACAGGGATGTCTGATGGCGGGTTAATGGCATACCGTTTGGCCTGCGCGCGTCCCGATTTGTTTGCAGCCATTGCGCCGGTAAATGCCTCGATTCCGGAAGACCTGATGGAATCTTGCCGTGCTGCCGCAGGAACGGGACTTATGGTTGTAAATGGTACAGCTGATCCCCATATGCCTTATGACGGGGGGACCATCTCGGTGTTTGGCGTTGAGCGCGGTGAAGTCCTCTCAACGCGGGCTACAGTAGACCACTGGCTTGGCATAAATGGATGCCCAGCCCATTCCAGAAAAAAGATGTTACCTGATTTGTCGCGCCGGGATGAGACTACGGTGACGCGTTACGCATACTCTGGATGTCAGTCGGGCGTAAATGTGGCATTGTACCGCGTAGAGGGGGGCGGACACACATGGCCGGGTGGCCGGCAGTATTTACGCGAAGACCGGATTGGCAGAACATCTCGGGATATCAATGCCTGCGATGAAATCTGGAACTTCTTTTCGCACTTCCAGGGATAAAGCTTATCGACCAATAGCTACCACGCCGGCTGCTAACCTTGCGTAACCGTATGCTGCTCTACTGCCGCCAATAGTTTGGAGGTGATGGTATCACAGATGAGCAATCCGCGGTCAGTCAGTGAAAAAACGTGCTTGTCCGAAATGCGCGCGAGTCCTTCTTGCACGAGTTGATCGAGCACGGTTTGAGGAAGTCTGGCGCTGTATTTAGAGGCAAGACGTTTGAGGTCGAGTCCGTCCTGGGTTCTCAGACGGAGCATGATGAATTCGCTGGCAAGTTCGGCGGGGCTTACTTCTTCTTTAAAGGACAGTGGCGGGGCGCCTTCTCCATCCCAGTCAAGATACTTTTTCAGGCTGCGTACGATACCCCATCGCTGCGCCGGCGCAGCCGCATGCTGCCAGAAGGCATGCGCTGACGGGCCCACGCCGAGGTAATTGGTGTGTTGCCAGTACAACTGATTGTGCCCAGATCTGAAGCCGGATCTGGCAAAGCTGGACACTTCGTAGTGTGCGTATCCTGCATCGCGCATGAAGGCCATGGTGTACTGGTAGCGGGCGGCAAACGCATCTTCATGCAACACCGACTCAGTGCCGGCGGCCACGCGTTTGTGCAAAGGCGTACCGGGCTCGACAGTGAGACCGTATGTTGACAAGTGAGGGATCTCCAGCTCAACCATCCGTTTTAGGTTCTGCTCCCATGCGTCGCTGTCTTGGCGGGGCAACCCAAAAATCAAATCAGCGGAGAAGTTCTGGAATCCTGCGGCGCGCGCAGTTGAAACAATGTTGTGGGCTTGCGTAGCGTTGTGGGCGCGATTCATCCATTGCAGATCTGCATCTACAAATGACTGAATACCAATGGATAGCCGGTTGATGCCCGTCTGCCGCAAGTCTGTCAGGTAAGCCAGGTCTACGTCATCCGGGTTAATTTCAAACGTTCGTTCGTGTACAGCTGAAGTATCAAAGCTGCTTGCGATGATGTCGAGTAACTCGGCAACCACAGGGACGGGCAGCAAAGAAGGGGTGCCGCCGCCGAAATAAATGGTCTCGAGCGGGTGGTTGGGGCCAAAAAAAGTGCCCCAATATGCAATCTCCTGTTTCAGGCGGGTTGTAAATGCCTCAAGGCGCGAGGTAGCCGTCACAAAATAGAAGTCGCAGTAGACACATCGCTGTTTGCAAAACGGGATATGTAGGTAAAGCCCGGCCACAGGATGCTATGCGTTGGAAATGATTAGATCGGGTACAGAATGCCAAATGCGGACTGCATTGGACCCTGTATTTATACAAAAGATGCGCAAAGCAATGAGAAAGTGAACCTCATGCCACGAGATCCCGGATTTATCCTGCCATCAACGAAGCGGTGACGGGTGAGGTGAATTTCAAACCTGGGAGCAATTACCTTTCATTCGGCATTCGGCATTCGGCATTCGGCATTCGGCATTCGGCATTCGGCACCCAGAATGCATCTTTCTTGGAAAGCTCCCGTTAAACCGAAGATTGATGCTAAAAAAATCCCACCTGGATTGGCCGGCTACCGCATCTCATCCACGAAATGCAAGCTGGTCGTGAAAGGCAATCAATCCGACCCCTTCAGTTGAATCTCACCGTTTTTGTGGAGAATTCTGCACAAACCGCACTGGTCACAACTTGTTGTAGCATCGTCTCAATTTGGGGAGAAATCAGGGATTGCATGTCAGTGCTAGGTTTAGAACAATAAATTAACCTGCTTTAAAGTTATCTTTAAAGTCTACAACTATTCTTAAATCCCGCTACACAATGAAAAGACACATACCATTTTTTGTCTGTGTGATGGCTTTATCCCTGGTATCGTTCACCGCGAACGCCCAGAGCTATCGATCAGATGACACAGCCATGAAGCTTCAGGGCTTTGGTGGTGCTGCCGTAATAGGAGGCGGTGACGTAATTGTCGGCTCTGTAGGACAGACCTCAAAAACCGGTGAAGTTTACGTATTCCGTAACATGGATGGAGAGTGGAAAGAGGCAGCACGGCTCATGGCTTCAGACGGATCTGACGACAACCGCTTCGGCCGTGCCATGGCAATGGACGACGAAACTCTCCTGATTGGTGCAACCGTACAGGATGCCAACAAAGGTGCTGTATACGTATTTGCAAAAGATGCGGATGGCAACTGGGTTGAGCAGTCCAAGATGGTGCCGGCTTCAGTGAAAGAAGGTGACAATTATGGCCGTACGCTCGCGCTTGCAGGCGACCTGGCTTATGCGGCTACCGTTGGCCTCGATGAAGGCATGGGTGCTGTATTCACCTTCCACAAGAACGCAGACGGGGAGTGGATGGAAAAAGAAATGATGCGTCCGGAAGGCATCGAGCAGGGAGACTACTTTGGTCTTTCTGTTTCTGCTGATGGCAACCGCGTCATTGTTGGTGCACCTGCGTACCAGCGTCAGGATGCTCCTGGTGCTGCTTACATTTATGAGTTTGACGCCGCTTCTGGCTCCTGGATGCAGAAAGCCAAGCTGGAAGATGCCGATCTCGACGGTCGTGCCGGCTTCGGTGCATACACCCATCTCTCAGGCAACTACGCGCTCGTTAGCGCTCCTGGTGCTGATCAGTTTGCTGGTAAAGTATACCTCTACGTATACAACGAAGCATCTGAAGAATGGGCACTCGAGCAAGAGCTGACAGCCTTTGACGCTTCTAGCCGCGCCGGCTATGGCAGCGCTATCCAGATGGATGGCACGTCACTCTGGATCGGTGCACCGTTTGCCTCACAGGGTTACGGTTCTATCTACGTGCACGATTTTGATCCTGCAGCAATGAACTGGAGTGGCGTAAGCAAGGTATGGGCTGACAAGCCTAACCGCGGCAGCCAGTTCGGTGGTGTATTTGCTGTTGACGGAGACGTTGCAGTTGTTGGATCCCAGGGCATGGACAATGGCGAAGGTGGTGCTTACATCATGACGCGCAATGACATGGGCAAATGGGAAGAAGCCGGCGTTGTTTACAACGAACTCGTTGGCATGGACCCCGTAGTTGGCGCCAAAGTCGACTGTGAAGATGGCGACGCTTCTATCTTTGGATGTGAGAACGTTGACCTCTTGTCCTTCCTGCCGCTTAGCGATCTTGGTGGCGGACGTGGTGCAAACCTGAATGATATTTGGGGCTGGGAAGATCCTGAAACAGGAACAGAATACGCCCTCGTTGGCCGTGTAGACGGTACTTCTTTTGTTGACATCAGCGACCCGTATAATCCTGCGCTCGTAGGTAACCTCTGGTTGACTGAAGGTGCTACGCCGGCTTCATGGCGTGATGTTAAAGTCTACAAAGACCACGCATTCATCGTTTCTGATGGTGCAGGCGCACACGGCATGCAGATCTTCGATCTTGCACAGCTGCGTGATGTAGATGCTGCTGAAATGCCCGTTGAGTTTGAATCAACAGCCCATTACGATCAGATTGCCAGCGCGCACAACATCGTAATCAACGAAGAAACCGGGTTTGCTTACGCCGTAGGCAGCAGTTCTGGTGGCATCACCTGTGGTGGTGGCCTGCATATGATTAACATCCAGGATCCACTGAACCCAACCCACGCCGGTTGCTTTGCTGACGAAGCTACAGGCC
This window of the Bacteroidota bacterium genome carries:
- a CDS encoding membrane dipeptidase; translation: MPIPLFDAHLDLAWNAVSFNRDLTLDVETLRRQEQHMDDEPSRGKCTTSLPELKRAGVFCCVATLLVRGGPNQVWPTSFKRTDLNHATPSIAHAAAHGQLAYYRLLEAQGHLRFVTTQEMLLQEAPADWMARTPGIVLSMEGADPITHPDELQLWWDAGLRALGPVHYGQGQYAFGTGVVGPFNKRGLALLREMDRLGMILDVTHLCDESMAQAFDHFDGAILASHHNCRTLVPGDRQLTDAQIKTLVSRGAVIGAALDAWMLYPGWERGVTQPDVVGLAAVADHIDHVCQLAGSAAQAAIGSDLDGGFGFEQTPHDLKTIADLQKLAPILSARGYSDEEIAGIFYGNWMRFFAQGLPAG
- a CDS encoding RidA family protein, with amino-acid sequence MGAREQKLEALGFPIDDVPGAGAIYKPVVVHGKTVYVSGAVPVVDGKLTAKGKVPSEVSMEAAKRSAAVCAANNLRFVIQALGSLDDIARVVRVTGYVNADVDFEDAHLVINGASELLRDVFGDDGVGARSALGMAQLPLGASTEVEVILELK
- a CDS encoding DUF997 family protein; amino-acid sequence: MKVEKPYSKAYLNARKEAWIILLAWFVCLIWTVGYAAFTGYGADGATLALVWGMPAWIVWGVLLPWVCATVFSVVFALWFIADDALDSD
- a CDS encoding PHB depolymerase family esterase, with protein sequence MQASHLAGIGTLLFFAFTVWGDYNFSPDTPLNGTPNSIRFEGLERSYTLFEPSGTYEKSSFPLIIVLHGGGSTAKGMVRLTQGRFNNIAEREGAYVVYPEGVRRHWNEGRDLPLSYAHRANVNDVGFIETLVNKLVAEYPVNPNQVFVTGMSDGGLMAYRLACARPDLFAAIAPVNASIPEDLMESCRAAAGTGLMVVNGTADPHMPYDGGTISVFGVERGEVLSTRATVDHWLGINGCPAHSRKKMLPDLSRRDETTVTRYAYSGCQSGVNVALYRVEGGGHTWPGGRQYLREDRIGRTSRDINACDEIWNFFSHFQG
- the hemW gene encoding radical SAM family heme chaperone HemW, encoding MAGLYLHIPFCKQRCVYCDFYFVTATSRLEAFTTRLKQEIAYWGTFFGPNHPLETIYFGGGTPSLLPVPVVAELLDIIASSFDTSAVHERTFEINPDDVDLAYLTDLRQTGINRLSIGIQSFVDADLQWMNRAHNATQAHNIVSTARAAGFQNFSADLIFGLPRQDSDAWEQNLKRMVELEIPHLSTYGLTVEPGTPLHKRVAAGTESVLHEDAFAARYQYTMAFMRDAGYAHYEVSSFARSGFRSGHNQLYWQHTNYLGVGPSAHAFWQHAAAPAQRWGIVRSLKKYLDWDGEGAPPLSFKEEVSPAELASEFIMLRLRTQDGLDLKRLASKYSARLPQTVLDQLVQEGLARISDKHVFSLTDRGLLICDTITSKLLAAVEQHTVTQG
- a CDS encoding choice-of-anchor B family protein yields the protein MKRHIPFFVCVMALSLVSFTANAQSYRSDDTAMKLQGFGGAAVIGGGDVIVGSVGQTSKTGEVYVFRNMDGEWKEAARLMASDGSDDNRFGRAMAMDDETLLIGATVQDANKGAVYVFAKDADGNWVEQSKMVPASVKEGDNYGRTLALAGDLAYAATVGLDEGMGAVFTFHKNADGEWMEKEMMRPEGIEQGDYFGLSVSADGNRVIVGAPAYQRQDAPGAAYIYEFDAASGSWMQKAKLEDADLDGRAGFGAYTHLSGNYALVSAPGADQFAGKVYLYVYNEASEEWALEQELTAFDASSRAGYGSAIQMDGTSLWIGAPFASQGYGSIYVHDFDPAAMNWSGVSKVWADKPNRGSQFGGVFAVDGDVAVVGSQGMDNGEGGAYIMTRNDMGKWEEAGVVYNELVGMDPVVGAKVDCEDGDASIFGCENVDLLSFLPLSDLGGGRGANLNDIWGWEDPETGTEYALVGRVDGTSFVDISDPYNPALVGNLWLTEGATPASWRDVKVYKDHAFIVSDGAGAHGMQIFDLAQLRDVDAAEMPVEFESTAHYDQIASAHNIVINEETGFAYAVGSSSGGITCGGGLHMINIQDPLNPTHAGCFADEATGRAGTGYTHDAQCVVYKGPDTDHQGKEICFNANETALSIGDVTDKENTVALSSADYPNVGYSHQGWLTEDHKYFYMNDELDELQGKVSQTRTLIWDVQDLDDPQLVKEFMLDSAASDHNLYIRGNLMYQSNYNAGLRILDITDIENPVEVGHFDTTPFGENGAGFDGSWSNYPYFKSGIIAVSSIGQGLFLVKKSDVDI